The following proteins are encoded in a genomic region of Mycobacterium sp. 155:
- a CDS encoding DUF5313 domain-containing protein — MAKDRPNPIQYLTYAYGRRLPDSMREWVAHDLADYGAVRRHLIRMAIPPLLVLAPLWLLPASLYVHTEMTVPIYIWSLLMALALNKVWRRHRLAQHNLDPNLVDEIKYKKEAHIHEDYIRRFGPRPESAKFQANSSPF; from the coding sequence ATGGCGAAAGATCGCCCCAATCCGATCCAGTACCTGACCTACGCGTACGGCCGGCGCCTACCCGATTCGATGCGCGAGTGGGTGGCGCACGACTTGGCCGACTACGGCGCGGTACGTCGTCACCTGATCCGGATGGCGATCCCGCCGCTGTTGGTCTTGGCGCCCCTGTGGCTGCTGCCGGCATCGCTGTACGTCCACACCGAGATGACGGTGCCGATCTACATCTGGTCACTGTTGATGGCGCTGGCGCTGAACAAGGTGTGGCGCCGCCACCGGCTGGCTCAGCACAATCTTGATCCCAACCTGGTCGACGAGATCAAGTACAAGAAGGAAGCCCACATTCACGAGGACTACATCCGGCGCTTCGGACCTCGGCCGGAATCGGCCAAGTTCCAGGCGAACAGCAGCCCGTTCTGA
- a CDS encoding sigma-70 family RNA polymerase sigma factor — MHPGGDVPNCDVASASRPTFDDAGTAARFAAEALPHLDQIRRGAYRLTASKYDAEDLVQETLLKAYSGFHTYQPDTNMRAWLFRIMQNTWTSAYYARQRRPNELLCEGLSDWQLLDERIFTPVGLRAAEIEAMTMSYDDEIIRALKAIPLQNRMAVYFADIEGYQYREIAAMMGTPIGTVMSRLARGRSRLRALLSECRRRTQSGETEQPA; from the coding sequence ATGCATCCCGGAGGCGACGTGCCAAATTGCGATGTAGCGTCGGCGAGTAGGCCGACATTCGATGACGCGGGGACTGCCGCCCGGTTCGCCGCCGAAGCACTACCGCACCTCGACCAGATACGCCGCGGCGCATACCGTTTGACTGCGAGCAAGTACGACGCCGAGGATCTGGTCCAGGAGACACTGCTCAAGGCCTACAGCGGTTTTCACACCTATCAGCCGGACACCAACATGCGCGCCTGGCTTTTCCGCATCATGCAGAACACGTGGACATCCGCTTATTACGCCCGCCAGCGACGCCCCAATGAGCTGCTGTGCGAGGGATTGTCCGATTGGCAGCTACTCGACGAACGCATCTTCACACCGGTCGGGCTGCGCGCGGCCGAGATCGAGGCAATGACCATGTCGTACGACGACGAGATCATTCGTGCACTCAAGGCCATACCGTTGCAGAATCGGATGGCGGTGTACTTCGCCGATATCGAGGGATACCAGTACCGCGAAATCGCCGCCATGATGGGTACGCCTATCGGCACCGTCATGTCACGCCTGGCCCGTGGCCGCAGCCGCCTACGTGCCCTCCTCAGTGAGTGCCGACGGCGCACGCAAAGCGGTGAAACAGAACAGCCCGCCTAG
- a CDS encoding dihydrodipicolinate synthase family protein, translating to MVKDKDIHGILAYPVTPFTADDEVDTGRLAALVDRLVDTGAHGIVPLGSTGESAYLTESEFDTVVDITIDVVAGQVPVIIGASDLTTANTIRRAQYAQEAGADAVMILPISYWKLSEREIVQHYANVGAAIDIPIMVYNNPATSGIDMSPELLVRMFNEIDNVAMVKESTGDITRMERMAELTDGRLPFYNGSNPMILKAFKVGARGWCTAAPNLLPQPCLDLYAAAQAGDWTKAEAIYTELKSFLEFIVAGGLPTTVKGGLDLLGRGVGVPRLPLLPLDDAGRSELGRLLKTA from the coding sequence ATGGTAAAAGACAAAGATATTCATGGAATCCTGGCGTATCCGGTCACGCCGTTCACCGCCGACGACGAGGTTGACACCGGCAGGCTCGCCGCACTGGTCGATCGATTGGTGGACACCGGCGCGCACGGCATCGTCCCGCTCGGCAGCACGGGTGAATCCGCGTATCTCACCGAGTCTGAGTTCGACACAGTCGTCGACATTACGATCGATGTGGTTGCCGGCCAGGTGCCGGTCATCATCGGCGCGTCCGATCTCACCACGGCCAACACAATTCGCCGCGCGCAGTACGCTCAGGAGGCCGGGGCCGACGCCGTGATGATCCTGCCGATCTCCTATTGGAAGCTCTCCGAACGCGAGATCGTCCAGCACTACGCCAACGTCGGCGCCGCGATCGACATCCCGATCATGGTTTACAACAACCCCGCGACCAGTGGCATCGACATGAGCCCCGAATTGCTCGTGCGGATGTTCAACGAGATCGACAACGTCGCGATGGTCAAGGAATCCACCGGCGACATCACCCGCATGGAGCGCATGGCCGAACTCACCGACGGCCGGTTGCCGTTCTACAACGGCAGTAACCCCATGATCCTCAAGGCTTTCAAGGTGGGCGCCAGGGGCTGGTGCACGGCCGCACCCAATCTGCTGCCGCAGCCGTGCCTGGACCTGTATGCCGCGGCGCAGGCCGGTGACTGGACGAAGGCCGAGGCCATCTACACCGAACTCAAGTCGTTCCTGGAGTTCATCGTGGCGGGCGGTCTGCCGACCACCGTCAAGGGTGGTCTCGACCTGCTGGGCCGGGGTGTGGGGGTGCCACGGCTGCCACTGCTGCCGCTCGACGACGCCGGCCGATCCGAGCTTGGCCGGCTGCTGAAGACCGCCTGA
- a CDS encoding LysR family transcriptional regulator ArgP, which produces MRIDGQQLAALAAVIESGSFDAAAARLHVTPSAVSQRIKALEQRVGQVLVVRDKPCVATTAGVPLLRLAAQTALLESEALAEMGGDAAPWTRIALAVNADSMATWFTAVLARLPGVLFDIRIGDQDHSAQLLREGVVMGVVTTERRPVPGCRVYPLGAMRYVPVSTAGYVDRYLPDGFTAAAAAQAPSLAWNRDDALQDSLVRKVFRKDIARPTHFIPTAEGFGAAVRAGLGWGMYPEELVEDSWVPIAPQYLDVPLYWQCWKLDSVMVSTITDTVRSAAASLRARR; this is translated from the coding sequence ATGCGTATCGACGGCCAGCAACTCGCCGCACTGGCCGCCGTGATCGAGTCGGGCAGTTTCGACGCCGCCGCGGCCAGGCTGCATGTCACTCCGTCAGCCGTGAGCCAACGGATCAAAGCCCTGGAGCAACGGGTGGGGCAGGTTCTGGTGGTCCGGGACAAGCCTTGCGTCGCAACGACGGCCGGAGTTCCCCTCCTGAGGCTCGCTGCACAGACAGCGCTACTGGAGTCCGAGGCACTGGCGGAGATGGGTGGTGATGCCGCCCCGTGGACCCGGATTGCGCTGGCGGTCAATGCCGATTCGATGGCGACCTGGTTCACCGCAGTGCTGGCGCGACTGCCCGGCGTGCTGTTCGACATCCGCATCGGGGACCAGGACCACTCGGCCCAACTGTTGCGTGAAGGCGTCGTGATGGGCGTGGTGACCACCGAGCGCCGGCCGGTGCCGGGCTGCCGCGTGTACCCGCTCGGTGCCATGCGGTACGTGCCCGTGTCCACTGCCGGTTACGTTGACCGGTACCTGCCCGACGGATTCACCGCGGCGGCCGCCGCGCAGGCGCCGTCACTGGCGTGGAACCGCGACGACGCGTTGCAAGACAGCTTGGTACGCAAGGTGTTCCGCAAAGACATCGCCCGCCCTACCCACTTCATCCCTACCGCAGAGGGATTCGGCGCGGCCGTGCGCGCCGGGTTGGGGTGGGGCATGTACCCCGAGGAGCTCGTCGAGGATTCCTGGGTCCCGATCGCTCCCCAGTACCTCGACGTTCCGCTGTACTGGCAGTGCTGGAAGCTGGACAGCGTGATGGTCTCGACCATCACCGACACCGTCCGTTCGGCTGCGGCGAGCTTACGCGCGCGCCGGTAG
- a CDS encoding NCS2 family permease, which yields MNRLDRFFEVSARGSTIPAEIRGGVVTFIAMAYIIVLNPVILSSAQDVAGNKLTFAQVSATTSLAAGVMTILFGVIARMPFAFAAGLGINSFLATTVVGSVTWPEAMGLVVINGLVIVLLAATGLRRLVFDAVPMQLKLAITAGIGLFILFIGLVDAGFVGSTGRPSPPVGLGIGGTGSINTVPTVVFVFTLLVTGILVARRVRGGILIGLATGTVVAIIVEAIWHLGSATEHPGGWGLSVPSLSGSPFALPDMSLVGAFSLGSFGRIGALAAIMLVFTLVFANFFDAMGTMTGLSREAGLSDAQGTFPRLRSALIVEGAGAVVGGASSASSNTVFIESGAGIEEGARTGLANLVTGTLFLAAMFVSPLASIVPTEVAAAALVIVGAMMVSHLRHIDISEFSIALPVVLTVATMAFSYSIANGIGVGFVAWAVLRSAAGKAREISPLLWIVAAGFVLYFARGWIESLIGMH from the coding sequence ATGAATCGACTGGATCGCTTCTTCGAAGTCTCGGCGCGTGGCTCCACCATCCCAGCCGAGATACGTGGTGGCGTCGTCACGTTCATCGCGATGGCCTACATCATCGTGTTGAACCCGGTCATCCTGTCGAGCGCTCAGGACGTGGCAGGCAACAAGCTGACGTTCGCGCAAGTATCGGCGACGACATCGCTGGCCGCTGGTGTCATGACGATCCTGTTCGGCGTCATCGCGCGGATGCCGTTCGCGTTCGCAGCAGGGCTCGGCATCAACTCCTTCCTGGCGACCACCGTCGTCGGGTCGGTCACCTGGCCAGAGGCGATGGGTCTCGTCGTCATCAACGGTCTCGTGATCGTGCTCTTAGCGGCCACCGGTCTGCGCCGCCTGGTGTTCGACGCCGTGCCGATGCAGCTCAAACTGGCGATCACTGCGGGCATCGGGTTATTCATCCTGTTCATCGGTCTCGTCGACGCCGGCTTCGTGGGTTCCACGGGCCGGCCGTCACCGCCGGTCGGTCTGGGTATCGGCGGCACCGGTTCGATCAACACCGTGCCGACCGTGGTCTTCGTGTTCACCCTGCTGGTCACCGGCATCCTGGTGGCCCGCCGGGTACGCGGCGGCATCCTCATCGGTCTTGCCACGGGCACCGTGGTCGCGATCATCGTCGAAGCGATCTGGCATCTCGGCTCGGCGACCGAGCATCCCGGCGGCTGGGGCCTGTCGGTGCCTTCGCTGTCCGGTTCCCCGTTCGCATTGCCCGACATGTCCCTGGTCGGTGCGTTCAGCCTCGGCAGCTTCGGCCGGATCGGCGCGCTGGCCGCCATCATGCTGGTGTTCACGCTGGTGTTCGCCAACTTCTTCGACGCCATGGGCACCATGACCGGCCTGTCCCGGGAGGCCGGCCTGTCCGACGCGCAGGGCACCTTCCCGCGGCTGCGGTCCGCGTTGATCGTCGAGGGGGCGGGCGCCGTCGTCGGTGGCGCCTCCTCGGCCTCGTCGAACACCGTGTTCATCGAATCCGGTGCAGGTATCGAGGAGGGAGCCCGCACCGGGCTGGCCAACCTCGTCACGGGCACCCTGTTCCTGGCCGCCATGTTCGTCTCACCGCTGGCCTCGATCGTGCCCACGGAAGTCGCCGCCGCGGCGCTGGTGATCGTGGGCGCGATGATGGTGTCGCACCTACGCCACATCGACATTTCAGAGTTCTCGATCGCGCTGCCCGTCGTACTCACGGTGGCGACCATGGCGTTCAGCTACTCGATCGCCAATGGCATCGGCGTCGGTTTCGTCGCGTGGGCGGTGCTGCGGTCGGCCGCGGGCAAGGCCCGTGAGATCAGCCCGCTGTTGTGGATCGTCGCGGCCGGCTTCGTCCTGTACTTCGCGCGGGGCTGGATCGAATCGCTCATCGGCATGCACTGA
- a CDS encoding Crp/Fnr family transcriptional regulator, with product MDEILARAGIFRGLQPGAVAALKHQLEPVSFPRGRTIFVEGEPGDTLYIIISGKVKIGRRTADGRENLITLMGPSDMFGELAIFDPGPRTSTVTALTEVSTVSMNHSALRPWITEEPEIAEQLLRVLARRLRRTNDNLCDLIFTDVPGRVAKQLLYLAQRFGSREGNSLRVNHELTQEEIAQLVGSSRETVNKALADFTQRGWIRVQSKSILIDNPERLALRAK from the coding sequence ATGGACGAGATCCTGGCCCGTGCCGGCATCTTCCGGGGTCTACAGCCCGGCGCCGTGGCGGCACTGAAACATCAGCTCGAGCCTGTGTCGTTCCCGCGCGGCCGCACGATCTTCGTCGAAGGCGAGCCCGGCGACACGCTGTACATCATCATCTCGGGCAAAGTGAAGATCGGCCGCAGGACCGCGGACGGCCGCGAAAACCTGATCACGTTGATGGGCCCGTCGGATATGTTCGGTGAGCTCGCCATCTTCGACCCGGGTCCACGCACCTCCACCGTCACCGCCCTCACCGAAGTGTCGACCGTGTCGATGAACCACTCGGCACTCCGGCCGTGGATCACCGAAGAGCCCGAGATCGCCGAACAGCTGCTGCGGGTACTGGCCCGCCGACTGCGTCGCACCAACGACAATCTGTGCGACCTCATCTTCACCGACGTGCCGGGTCGGGTTGCCAAGCAGTTGCTCTATCTCGCACAGCGGTTCGGAAGCCGCGAAGGTAACTCGCTGCGGGTCAACCACGAACTGACCCAGGAAGAAATCGCCCAGCTCGTCGGCTCGTCCCGTGAGACGGTCAACAAGGCGCTCGCCGATTTCACCCAACGCGGCTGGATTCGCGTGCAGAGCAAAAGCATTCTGATCGACAACCCCGAGCGGCTGGCGTTACGCGCCAAGTAG
- a CDS encoding DUF808 domain-containing protein, whose amino-acid sequence MSAGLFGLLDDIAALARLAAASIDDVGAATGKATAKAAGVVIDDTAVTPQYVHGITADRELPVIKRIAIGSLRNKIVFILPVALLLSQFAPWLLTPILMLGATYLCFEGAEKVWGYATKHGADGHHDTPAGAVGGDAERYMVTGAIRTDLILSAEIMVIALNEVAHQPFFPRLIILIIVALVITAAVYGVVAGIVKMDDIGLILTQRNSRFAKWMGRGLVAGMPKLLTALSAIGTIAMLWVGGHILLAGTNTLGWHGPYGLVHHAEEFVRHALSNAAGLGGLAAWLVNTTVSAVIGLVVGAIVVAIVHVLPFGKKNSHA is encoded by the coding sequence GTGAGCGCCGGCCTATTCGGTTTGCTCGACGACATTGCGGCGCTGGCGCGTCTCGCCGCGGCTTCGATCGACGACGTCGGTGCCGCGACCGGCAAGGCGACCGCCAAGGCCGCCGGTGTGGTGATCGACGACACCGCGGTGACGCCACAGTACGTGCACGGCATCACTGCCGACCGCGAACTACCGGTCATCAAGCGCATCGCGATCGGCTCTTTGCGCAACAAGATCGTGTTCATCCTGCCCGTGGCACTGCTGCTGAGCCAGTTTGCACCGTGGTTGCTGACACCGATCCTGATGCTGGGTGCGACCTACCTCTGCTTCGAGGGTGCCGAAAAGGTCTGGGGCTACGCCACAAAGCACGGGGCCGATGGGCACCACGACACGCCGGCCGGGGCCGTCGGTGGGGACGCCGAACGCTACATGGTGACCGGTGCGATACGCACCGATCTCATCCTGTCCGCCGAGATCATGGTCATCGCGCTCAACGAGGTGGCCCACCAACCGTTTTTCCCCCGGCTGATCATCCTGATCATCGTCGCGCTGGTGATCACCGCCGCGGTGTACGGCGTGGTCGCCGGCATCGTGAAGATGGATGACATCGGACTGATTCTGACACAACGTAATTCGCGTTTCGCCAAGTGGATGGGCCGCGGCCTGGTTGCCGGGATGCCCAAACTGCTCACCGCCCTGTCTGCCATCGGCACGATCGCGATGCTGTGGGTCGGTGGTCACATCCTGCTCGCCGGAACCAATACCCTTGGCTGGCACGGCCCTTACGGTCTGGTGCACCATGCCGAGGAATTCGTGCGTCATGCCCTGTCGAATGCGGCAGGCTTGGGCGGTCTGGCAGCCTGGCTGGTCAATACCACCGTATCGGCCGTCATCGGCTTGGTGGTCGGCGCGATCGTGGTCGCGATCGTTCACGTGCTGCCCTTCGGCAAGAAGAACAGCCACGCCTGA
- a CDS encoding MmpS family transport accessory protein, producing the protein MARRIARAFKVLWIPLVLIVVLAISGLVVSRLHRMFGSEDLNANAGAGIEIVQFNPKILVYDVYGPPGTTAQISYFDPDANIHQVNTPLPWSVTLSTTLPTVSANLMARSDSDQIGCRVTVNGTVREEQSADGINAQTYCLVKSA; encoded by the coding sequence ATGGCGAGACGAATCGCACGAGCATTCAAGGTGCTGTGGATACCTCTGGTTCTGATCGTCGTATTGGCGATCTCAGGTCTGGTGGTGTCCCGTCTGCACCGCATGTTCGGCTCCGAAGACCTCAACGCCAATGCCGGCGCGGGCATCGAGATCGTTCAGTTCAACCCGAAGATTTTGGTGTACGACGTGTACGGCCCACCGGGCACCACGGCACAGATCAGCTATTTCGACCCGGACGCGAACATCCATCAGGTCAACACGCCCCTGCCGTGGTCGGTCACACTCTCGACGACTCTTCCGACGGTCAGTGCCAACCTCATGGCCCGCAGCGACAGCGACCAGATCGGCTGTCGCGTCACCGTGAACGGAACCGTTCGTGAAGAGCAGTCTGCCGATGGCATCAATGCCCAGACCTATTGCCTGGTGAAGTCCGCATGA
- a CDS encoding MarR family winged helix-turn-helix transcriptional regulator, with product MPAQTSVEVDPLALERQVCFALAISNRAVQAVYRPLLEPLGITHPQYLVMLALWDHHRSAVGGLPPLSVKQIAAALQLESATLSPMLKRLETLGLITRTRSTGDERSTDIGLTDAGIALRDRALEIPPAVVARLGVDMAELEELHRVLTRINAAALAANALTI from the coding sequence ATGCCCGCACAGACCTCGGTGGAAGTCGATCCACTCGCCCTCGAACGGCAGGTCTGTTTCGCACTGGCCATCAGCAACCGGGCCGTGCAGGCCGTCTACCGCCCGCTGCTGGAACCGCTGGGCATCACCCACCCGCAGTACCTGGTGATGCTGGCACTGTGGGATCACCACCGGTCGGCTGTCGGCGGCCTGCCACCGCTGTCCGTCAAGCAGATCGCCGCGGCGTTACAGCTCGAATCCGCGACACTGTCACCGATGCTCAAGCGGCTCGAGACGCTGGGCTTGATCACCCGTACCCGCAGCACGGGTGACGAACGCTCGACCGACATCGGTCTGACCGACGCTGGGATCGCCCTGCGCGACCGGGCTTTGGAGATCCCGCCGGCCGTCGTCGCTCGATTGGGCGTCGACATGGCCGAGCTGGAGGAGCTGCACCGGGTACTCACCCGGATCAACGCCGCGGCACTGGCTGCCAACGCACTTACCATCTGA
- a CDS encoding aldolase gives MTVTTTFGDSKQVLMQRALDALSSHVQDSPLTTRQKLALTCRALFDAGHDSGLAGQITARAEKPGTYYTQQLGLGFDEITDANLLLVDEDLNVLDGQGMANPANRFHSWIYRARPDVECIVHTHPFHVAALSMLEVPLQVSQMDMAPLYDDCAFLPDWPGVPVGNEEGEIISAALGDKKAILLAHHGHVVAGASVEEACSLAMLIERAAKLQLAAMAAGTIAELPPRLAREAHDWTLRPKRSQANFAYYARRALVRHPDALTS, from the coding sequence ATGACTGTCACTACAACCTTTGGTGATTCGAAACAGGTGTTGATGCAGCGTGCGCTGGACGCACTGTCGAGCCACGTGCAGGATTCCCCGCTGACAACGCGCCAGAAGCTGGCGTTGACCTGCCGGGCGCTGTTCGACGCCGGCCATGACTCGGGCCTGGCCGGACAGATCACGGCACGGGCCGAGAAGCCGGGAACCTACTACACCCAACAGCTCGGACTCGGATTCGACGAAATCACCGATGCCAACCTGCTGCTCGTGGACGAGGACCTCAACGTCCTGGACGGACAAGGTATGGCCAACCCCGCCAATCGATTCCACTCATGGATTTATCGGGCCCGCCCGGACGTCGAGTGCATCGTGCACACCCATCCGTTCCACGTCGCGGCGCTGTCGATGCTCGAAGTGCCGCTGCAGGTTTCGCAGATGGACATGGCGCCGCTGTACGACGACTGCGCGTTTCTGCCCGACTGGCCCGGCGTTCCTGTGGGCAACGAGGAGGGCGAGATCATCAGTGCCGCACTGGGTGACAAGAAGGCCATCCTGCTCGCACACCACGGCCACGTGGTCGCCGGCGCCAGCGTCGAAGAGGCGTGCTCGCTGGCGATGCTGATCGAACGCGCGGCCAAACTGCAACTGGCCGCGATGGCGGCGGGCACCATCGCCGAATTGCCCCCGAGGCTGGCCCGTGAGGCCCACGACTGGACTCTGCGGCCCAAGCGCAGCCAGGCCAACTTCGCTTACTACGCGCGACGTGCCCTGGTGCGTCATCCCGACGCCCTGACCAGCTGA
- a CDS encoding peptidoglycan recognition family protein, protein MAIDDLGWLADVLRADGLTVTEIDGWRRRGHGYIDDVWGVVCHHTGDDTVAPGAVADGTADLPGPLSHILVGRDGSVTVIAAGISYHAGHGSYPDLPDNKANARTIGVHAVSEGKKPYPLEQYLAYVQCCAAIVGRIGQPASHVIGHKEWDPTKHDPSLSMDQLRADIADRLPDRTRDRDRYGCR, encoded by the coding sequence GTGGCCATCGATGATTTGGGTTGGCTTGCGGACGTCCTGCGGGCCGACGGGCTGACCGTGACCGAGATCGACGGATGGCGCCGACGTGGCCACGGATACATCGACGACGTATGGGGCGTGGTGTGCCACCACACGGGGGACGACACCGTCGCCCCCGGCGCAGTTGCCGACGGTACCGCCGACCTACCAGGACCGTTGTCGCACATACTCGTTGGCCGCGACGGCTCCGTCACTGTCATCGCCGCCGGCATCTCCTACCACGCGGGCCACGGGTCGTACCCGGACCTTCCGGACAACAAGGCCAACGCACGCACCATCGGTGTCCACGCTGTCAGCGAAGGCAAGAAGCCCTATCCGCTGGAGCAGTACCTGGCTTATGTGCAGTGCTGCGCGGCGATCGTCGGCAGGATCGGGCAGCCCGCGTCGCATGTGATCGGACACAAGGAATGGGACCCGACCAAACACGACCCGTCGCTGAGCATGGACCAGCTCAGGGCCGATATCGCAGACCGGCTGCCCGACCGCACCCGGGACCGCGATCGGTACGGATGCCGGTGA
- a CDS encoding helix-turn-helix domain-containing protein, translating into MSALLRSVRQQRGMTLEELAEATGLTKSYLSKIERQRSTPSIAVAIKVARVLDVDVAQLFSEDPEVGTLSVDRAVDRPAGRYHAVAAGMLGKAMSPFIVHPTREFSEHPHPAHVGQEMVFVHAGSVELRYADQVIMLDTGDCAYFDAAHPHQLRQRGSARSEVFVVAQADFGRSRQS; encoded by the coding sequence ATGAGTGCTCTGCTGCGCTCAGTGCGTCAGCAACGGGGCATGACGCTTGAGGAACTGGCTGAGGCGACCGGGCTGACCAAGAGCTACCTGTCGAAGATCGAACGACAGCGTTCCACGCCGTCGATTGCCGTGGCGATCAAGGTGGCCCGTGTCCTCGACGTCGACGTGGCGCAATTGTTTTCCGAAGATCCCGAGGTGGGGACGTTGTCGGTGGACCGGGCGGTGGACCGTCCAGCCGGCCGCTACCACGCTGTCGCAGCCGGCATGCTCGGAAAGGCGATGTCGCCCTTCATTGTTCATCCCACCCGTGAGTTCAGTGAGCATCCGCACCCGGCTCATGTCGGCCAGGAGATGGTGTTCGTCCACGCGGGATCGGTGGAGCTGCGCTACGCCGACCAGGTCATCATGCTGGATACCGGCGACTGCGCATACTTCGACGCCGCGCACCCGCACCAGCTCCGTCAGCGAGGTTCGGCGCGTAGTGAGGTGTTCGTGGTCGCCCAGGCCGACTTCGGCCGCTCCCGACAGAGCTGA